The DNA sequence ATTCCGTAGGTTCCAGAATTGCTTTTTACGAAAAAGAACGGATCTTGATCAATTCTTCTCTTTCTGTATTCAGCTGTGAGTTCTTTCTTCATTGTATCTACTTTTGTTGCGACCCGTTCGCGGTCTTGTGGTTCATCAAAGTCTATTCCTTCTTGGAGAACTGTTTCAATCGTGAATACCCAAGGGTCCAGTCCCAGGATCTGTGCCAGTTCGTATGCAAGTTTATTATAAAACTCGAAATGGACGTTCTTTTTTCTGGTATGCCAACCTATCTCTATCGGAGGCTCAACAGGCTGCAATATGTCCTTCAGTGTCTTTGGACACCTAGATGAGAAATCATTATTAATAAGGATTAGATCTGGAACATAGTTTGGTATGAATGCCTTATGGCCTTCACTTATGACTTTATACCCGGTGAGATGCTTACCGCTTATCGCTTTAAACTCGGCTTGATCTAGATGAAACTCTTCACTTACGATTCCAATCTTTACACTGAACCCCACATTTTCCAGCATTGATTGGATTACATGTATGTTTTCCCAATAGTATGGATTTCTAGTGTTGAGCTCCGGGACGATGAGAATTTTCCTCACCTTAGGATATTTAATGGAAAAGTGCTGTTTGAATAGATTGGCGGTGTGTATTCTACAGTATTCGGAGAGATTATTAAAGCCAGCCGGAAAGACATTTGTGTCAACAGGTGCGATTTTGTAGTTGGATACTCTTAGATCAACAGATGTATAAAGAGGTACGATAACTTTATTGGAGTGCTGCTCTATCCAACTCTGTATTTCGGCTGATCGTTCAGTGATCTTTTCATTAATTTCATCGAGAAATTCCATATCTTAGGTTTTTTCTTTTACTACAAGGGTGCCTGCAATTTTATCATGCCATGTTTGAGACTTTGAATCAAAAAGTGCCCACAAGAATCCAATGAAGAAAAAGGATGCTGAAAAAAAAGAAACAGCCCATCTCGTGAACGCTTTAATGATATCGATGGAACCTCCATCGTCTCCTATTACCGTAATACCCATAATCATCTTTCCTATCGTTTTTCCTCCATAGCCCTCGAGAAAGACAAAATAACTTGAACAAACTATAATAAGAAAGAAAAAAAT is a window from the Thermodesulfobacteriota bacterium genome containing:
- the gshA gene encoding glutamate--cysteine ligase; this translates as MEFLDEINEKITERSAEIQSWIEQHSNKVIVPLYTSVDLRVSNYKIAPVDTNVFPAGFNNLSEYCRIHTANLFKQHFSIKYPKVRKILIVPELNTRNPYYWENIHVIQSMLENVGFSVKIGIVSEEFHLDQAEFKAISGKHLTGYKVISEGHKAFIPNYVPDLILINNDFSSRCPKTLKDILQPVEPPIEIGWHTRKKNVHFEFYNKLAYELAQILGLDPWVFTIETVLQEGIDFDEPQDRERVATKVDTMKKELTAEYRKRRIDQDPFFFVKSNSGTYGMAVINVSNGDGLRKLNAEGRKRMKVTKGGKPVRDVVIQEGIPTSFVVESKFVGEPVLYLVAAKMAGAFLRLNKTKNEFENLNTKGMEFRTLPLVNNGEKTKQECECLLPPVYQVIGSTASIAAGYEIERIIKEGGCEEEIA